The following coding sequences lie in one Metopolophium dirhodum isolate CAU chromosome 5, ASM1992520v1, whole genome shotgun sequence genomic window:
- the LOC132945202 gene encoding GTP-binding protein 2, whose amino-acid sequence MDSFLDLFDPGTSPPTNCDVWPEDDDDDTRLPPEPQMGNVEYKLKLTSPSKLRFEHLVTQLKWRLREGHGEAIYEIGVEDTGRLTGLSSDDMKSSLITLDQMALKLGATTSVLRERSVRKDKIVAEVLVRKVPDDQECIEVMVAVLGGADAGKSTLLGVLAHGEFDNGRGSARLNVLRHLHELRSGRTSSISHEILGFDTEGDVINYQKARTAEEIRDRSSKLITFLDLAGHKKYLKTTVAGLSGYCPNHVMLVVSSPAVNVSSQLDMTKEHMDLALALRLPFCIVVTKTDITPADNTINWLESILKSVGCRKVPLVIKSDDDVITASSAQPTQNVVPIFTISSVTGENLDLLTRFLYVLPPSISIKEKERLEQECCQFQIDEIFKVPDIGTIVGGVLTQGVVNIATELVIGPLDNGTFVPVTVQSIHRNKAPCRVVKATQSASLNLEKVIPGLRNGMVLLGLGVNHSACIFFQARIVLLYHATSIHNGFQTTVHIGNIRQTAAIVAIMECDKRGMHTNDSASVIFKFARHPEYVTEGMRLLFREGQTKGIGIVTQVFALQVVAG is encoded by the exons ATGGACTCGTTTTTGGACCTATTCGACCCGGGCACCAGCCCCCCGACCAATTGCGATGTATGGCcagaagacgacgacgacgataccCGTCTGCCACCCGAACCGCAAATGGGCAACGTCGAGTACAAGCTCAAGCTGACCAGTCCGTCGAAATTGCGCTTTGAACATCTAGTCACGCAG CTGAAATGGAGGCTCAGAGAGGGACACGGTGAAGCCATATACGAGATCGGCGTCGAAGATACAGGGAGGCTGACCGGATTGTCTTCTGATGACATGAAGTCCAGTCTGATCACTCTGGATCAAATGGCTCTCAAACTTGGTGCCACCACATCAGTATTACGAGAAAGATCTGTTAGAAAGGACAAAATAGTTGCGGAAGTTTTAGTTCGAAag GTTCCTGATGACCAAGAATGTATAGAAGTTATGGTTGCTGTATTGGGAGGCGCAGATGCTGGCAAGTCAACTCTTCTTGGGGTCTTAGCACATGGCGAATTTGATAACGGCCGTGGTAGTGCACGGTTAAATGTTTTAAGACATTTACATGAACTTAGATCTGGACGAACTTCTTCCATATCTCATGAAATTCTCGGTTTTGATACTgag ggtGATGTTATTAACTACCAAAAAGCACGTACAGCCGAAGAGATCAGAGATCGTTCATCTAAGTTGATCACATTCCTTGATCTGGCTGgacataaaaaatatcttaaaactaCTGTAGCTGGTTTGAGTGGTTATTGTCCAAATCACGTTATGTTAGTTGTGAGCAGTCCAGCTGTAAATGTTTCTAGTCAATTAGACATGACCAAAGAGCATATGGATTTAGCACTAGCACTAAGGCTCCCATTTTGCATTGTTGTTACAAAGACTGACATTACTCCTGCAGACAATACTATCAATTGGTTGGAGTCTATATTGAAATCAGTTGGGTGTCGAAAA gtTCCTCTTGTTATTAAATCGGACGATGATGTCATTACTGCAAGTTCAGCACAGCCAACACAAAATGTTGTACCCATATTTACCATATCCAGTGTTACTGGTGAAAATTTAGATTTACTCACTagatttttatatgttttaccGCCGAGTATAAGTATCAAAGAAAAAGAGAGATTGGAACag gaatgttGTCAGTTCCAAATAGATGAGATTTTTAAAGTTCCAGATATCGGTACAATTGTTGGTGGTGTACTTACACAAGGTGTTGTAAATATAGCCACAGAACTAGTCATAG gtcCTCTTGATAATGGAACATTTGTTCCAGTTACTGTACAGTCTATACACAGAAATAAAGCTCCATGTCGTGTAGTAAAAGCAACTCAGAGTGCTtcattaaatttagaaaaagttATTCCAGGCTTGAGGAATGGCATGGTGCTGTTGGGATTAGGTGTAAACCATAGTGCCTGCATATTCTTTCAG GCTAGGATCGTGCTGCTTTATCATGCGACATCCATACACAACGGATTCCAAACCACTGTACACATTGGGAATATACGACAAACTGCTGCTATTGTTGCTATAATGGAGTGTGATAAACGAGGCATGCACACTAATGATTCCGCATCAGTAATATTTAAGTTTGCACGCCATCCAGAATATGTAACTGAAGGCATGAGGTTATTATTCAGAGAAGGACAGACTAAAGGAATTGGGATTGTTACACAGGTGTTTGCTTTACAGGTTGTGGCaggataa